A portion of the Diprion similis isolate iyDipSimi1 chromosome 4, iyDipSimi1.1, whole genome shotgun sequence genome contains these proteins:
- the LOC124405671 gene encoding beta-1,3-galactosyltransferase brn — protein MFCILQPLLQKLYILVSKMKMKYICFGFIVIATLDFFGVFTHVFETSYHDSFRYPYNGEIHEFVTQLRNNEKPDVEPINDYNYTFIYDLKEKCTEHEHRHLRLVFLVKSAVNNFDRRIGIRNSWGFEKRFSDVPIRTVFLVGRSPENPELEARLKAEAIKHKDIVLIDFVDTYFNNTIKTMMGFKWAVKYCHNSKFYMFVDDDMYVSLKNILKFVRHPTRYPDYLKDPKGPEYSEPSEHSKKHLYPRMRRATVREKIIARRKPGWYSHNKTLHPSAVATAKNRTKRQIFDFELPEDVRLFTGYVFVSAPHRHKTSKWYVSLDEYPYHLWPPYVTAGAYILSKEALLDMYYSSFYTKHFRFDDIYLGLIAKKIDIEPFHCDDFYFYKKDYTKYNYKYVIASHGYGDPNELLRVWNEQKALGYA, from the coding sequence ATGTTTTGCATATTACAACCGCTTTTACAAAAGCTCTACATCCTCGTATcgaagatgaaaatgaaatacattTGTTTCGGTTTCATAGTGATCgcaaccctcgattttttcgGCGTATTCACTCACGTTTTTGAGACCTCCTATCACGATTCATTCAGGTATCCGTATAACGGAGAGATCCACGAATTTGTTACACAGCTTCGTAATAACGAAAAACCGGATGTGGAACCGATCAACGATTACAATTACACTTTTATCTACGACCTCAAAGAAAAGTGCACTGAGCACGAGCACAGACATCTGCGTTTGGTTTTCCTTGTCAAATCGGCGGTAAACAATTTCGACAGACGAATTGGGATCAGGAATTCATGGGGCTTTGAAAAACGGTTTTCTGATGTGCCGATAAGAACGGTGTTCCTGGTAGGCAGATCACCAGAGAATCCGGAATTGGAGGCACGTCTAAAAGCTGAGGCGATAAAGCACAAGGATATCGTGTTGATCGACTTTGTTGACACCTACTTCAATAATACCATAAAAACAATGATGGGATTCAAATGGGCAGTAAAGTACTGTcataattcaaaattctacATGTTTGTCGATGACGACATGTATGTTTCCCTCAAAAACATTCTCAAGTTTGTTAGACACCCGACTCGCTACCCCGACTACCTGAAGGATCCGAAAGGACCAGAATACTCGGAGCCTTCCGAACATTCCAAAAAACATTTATATCCTCGGATGCGTAGGGCGACTGttagggaaaaaataattgccagAAGGAAACCTGGGTGGTACTCGCACAACAAAACTCTACACCCAAGTGCAGTAGCCACTGCAAAAAACAGGACCAAGAGGCAGATATTTGATTTCGAACTACCGGAAGACGTTCGCTTGTTTACCGGATATGTTTTTGTCTCTGCACCGCACAGGCACAAGACGTCCAAGTGGTACGTTTCCTTGGATGAGTACCCTTACCATCTATGGCCGCCATATGTAACTGCCGGAGCTTATATTCTCTCAAAGGAAGCGCTGCTTGATATGTACTATTCCAGCTTTTACACGAAGCATTTCAGATTCGATGATATCTACTTGGGACTAATTGCCAAGAAGATAGATATCGAACCTTTTCATTgcgacgatttttatttttataaaaaagacTATACGAAGTACAATTATAAGTACGTCATTGCTTCTCATGGTTATGGTGATCCAAACGAACTATTGAGAGTATGGAATGAACAGAAGGCTTTGGGATATGCTTAG
- the LOC124405675 gene encoding Sjoegren syndrome nuclear autoantigen 1 homolog, producing MSQHGAALQTYNQELVKCLEEMKLRRTELQVQIDSQEEEKNNLQREIEKMSYKLTQLNESLAKRIAARNDYDRTIAETESAYMKILESSQLLLNMLKREATCLDQSLLKANTDK from the exons ATGTCTCAACACGGTGCTGCGCTTCAAACCTATAATCAAGAACTTGTGAAAT gTCTGGAGGAGATGAAGTTACGACGGACGGAATTGCAGGTGCAAATTGACTCCcaggaggaggaaaagaacAATCTTCAAAGGGAGATAGAAAAGATGTCGTACAAATTAACGCAGTTGAATGAAAGTTTGGCAAAGAGAATAGCGGCTAGAAATGATTATGATCGAACAATTGCCGAAACTGAATCTGCTTACATGAAG ATTTTGGAAAGCTCTCAATTGTTACTCAATATGCTAAAAAGAGAGGCGACGTGTTTAGACCAGAGCCTTCTAAAAGCTAACACCGATAAGTGA
- the LOC124405668 gene encoding uncharacterized protein LOC124405668, with product MENENGFIDLNGSESESQVWVHVLPSFKKGKVISISKKIPQTCSFSSYQQLKEYWKNMYGYNLPESDVGLIYYQVCFPWSEQSFYHYPSCCVKSVQPTQLFPDNGEHITKQFVQDLTERVPNICGSTLKLQEPTSRPPSDSWQKNDHKENISNQSSWVARSTNKISNKKFTPCNSQSSSNPGNELPVNYLAQIDVNYLGALTTLSNNSGPSRLMHNVIKEKNLKDALNMKQFQSTGFTDKRILADCYEKFFPPEKKSKISPHPSNLCIEEPGSLRLSDNHNIKVETMCSSELIKSDSDKSQSLNKISEELDDVSLNYMLRKRSSFDLNDFCAGLDEKNLHVGLVDENIALCTEKSDIDKNEVNGPNSVLEVKSHYFTDIPNEVQCNKSIDLVCTSLQEDKQSGKIKPLSKLKFNQLFGRKVKTQRTCTINSKKHMQKRNFKTNDIDSYFREKKQVNVSHFAKVPIKPSMPKLIQTCLAIQSSGKIELCGEIKKEGQYTKISTPCQKGFTE from the exons atggaaaacGAGAATGGCTTTATTGATCTCAACGGATCAGAATCAGAATCACAAGTATGGGTCCACGTTTTACCTAG CTTCAAGAAAGGAAAAGTAATATCCATatccaaaaaaattccacaaacTTGTTCCTTCAGCAGCTACCAACAACTGAAGGAATACTGGAAAAATATG TATGGCTACAATCTACCAGAAAGTGATGTTGGACTGATTTATTATCAAGTGTGTTTTCCCTGGTCTGAACAAAGCTTCTACCACTATCCTAGCTGTTGTGTGAAGTCTGTCCAACCCACACAGCTTTTCCCAGACAATGGAGAACATATAACGAAGCAGTTCGTTCAAGATCTCACTGAAAGAGTACCCAATATTTGTGGTTCGACGCTAAAATTACAGGAACCAACCTCACGACCACCTTCAGATAGCTGGCAAAAG AATGATCACAAGGAGAATATTTCAAACCAGTCATCATGGGTAGCACGGAGTACtaacaaaatttcgaataaaaaatttacaccatGCAATTCTCAGAGTAGTTCGAATCCTGGCAACGAATTGCCTGTTAATTATCTCGCCCAGATTGATGTAAATTACCTCGGTGCTTTAACCAcactttcaaataattcaggCCCCTCGAGATTGATGCATAatgtaataaaagaaaaaaacctgaaGGATGCTCTCAATATGAAACAATTTCAGAGCACAGGTTTCACTGATAAAAGAATCCTAGCAGATTGTTATGAAAAGTTCTTTCCTccagaaaagaaatcaaagattTCACCGCATCCTTCCAATTTGTGTATTGAGGAACCGGGCTCTTTACGATTATCTGATAACCATAACATAAAAGTGGAAACTATGTGTTCATCtgaattgatcaaatctgATTCTGATAAATCACAatcattaaataaaattagtgAAGAACTGGACGACGTATCGTTAAATTATATGCTACGTAAAAGAAGTAGCTTTGATTTAAACGATTTTTGTGCAGGATTAGATGAAAAGAATTTACATGTGGGGTTAGTGGATGAGAATATTGCTTTGTGCACGGAGAAAAGTGACATTGATAAGAATGAAGTTAATGGACCCAATAGTGTATTGGAAGTGAAAAGCCATTATTTTACCGATATTCCTAATGAAGTGCAGTGTAACAAGAGCATAGATTTGGTTTGCACTTCACTACAGGAGGACAAACAGTCTGGGAAAATCAAACCgttatcaaaattgaaatttaatcagtTGTTTGGTAGGAAAGTAAAAACTCAAAGAACATGtacaataaattcgaaaaagcacatgcaaaaaagaaactttaaaACAAATGATATCGACTCCTACTTTAGAGAGAAAAAGCAG GTAAATGTAAGCCATTTTGCGAAAGTGCCAATAAAACCTTCAATGCCGAAGCTTATTCAAACGTGCTTGGCCATTCAAAGTAGCGGAAAAATAGAACTG TGTGGCGAAATTAAGAAAGAAGGGCAATATACTAAAATCTCAACACCCTGCCAAAAAGGATTTACCGAATAA
- the LOC124405669 gene encoding uncharacterized protein LOC124405669 isoform X1 produces MKRQKVSNSDLDLYLRKILQNKEYSLNAVNNYGDSLLHLSAANGCTESIRTIFKKNPHCNIDRKNKFGWTPLMQAIRANKLQTVEVLIEYGADLTQRNYLGTSILTLAAGISHEMFEVIYKAHPSMLANSVHDDVTPLCVAATRNDKKLFFKLLSLGMKIEDESIYTHLVMQQSTIPEIRALAKSQCDVNNYWNNTSDNIPIRRESGSTDDDYYCDKISTDNKSSGLAPRSSTSISSEERNLKLKSELVNDEVMTKEVKPPNLNLLYVKELYFQNKAVISPNLLYNLDSWFSKSPNLISASSPVQKPTKKADCIFYRPKQKERSIFTFDKPLDSHTLALPLQRTRNIHSLTSKIADHSKTDQINLTFEPQFSPARSPCLPLDFEDEDVCGEDTPTPPHYKTPPRGMVLNSEQAKLVTVLKQFDLAHHISTFLAEEVDMSLFLTLNDQDLIEIGIVSERDRKALLTVVDAYTKHEK; encoded by the exons ATGAAGAGACAAAAAGTATCCAACTCGGACCTGGATTTATATTTGAGAAAGATACTTCAAAATAAAG aatacTCACTGAATGCTGTTAACAACTATGGAGACAGTCTATTGCATCTAAGCGCAGCTAACGGCTGCACAGAATCAATAAGgactatttttaaaaaaaatcctcattGCAACATTGATAGAAAGAATAAGTTCGGCTGGACCCCTTTGATGCAGGCTATTCGGGCCAACAAACTTCAAACAGTTGAAGTGCTTATAGAATATGGCGCTGATTTAACTCAGAGGAACTATTTGG GCACCTCAATACTCACGCTGGCTGCTGGAATAAGCCACGAGATGTTTGAAGTAATCTATAAAGCTCACCCTTCGATGCTAGCAAATTCAGTACATGATGATGTTACACCACTATGCGTTGCTGCTACAAGAAACGACAAGAAGCTATTTTTCAAGCTCTTGAGTTTGGgaatgaaaatagaagatGAAA GTATATACACTCATCTAGTGATGCAGCAGTCTACAATTCCAGAAATCCGAGCCCTAGCTAAATCACAATGTGATGTAAATAACTATTGGAACAATACATCAGATAATATCCCGATTAGAAGAGAATCAGGAAGCACAGATGATGACTACTATTGTGACAAAATCTCTACTGATAATAAAAGTTCAGGGCTTGCTCCAAGATCGAGTACAAGTATTTCATCAGAGGAAAGAAAtctaaaattgaaatcagaaCTTGTGAATGATGAAGTAATGACAAAAGAAGTGAAACCGCCAAATCTTAATTTGCTTTATGTGAAAGagctttattttcaaaataaagcCGTGATATCTCCAAACTTACTTTACAATTTAGACTCATGGTTTTCTAAGTCACCAAACCTCATATCGGCTTCAAGTCCAGTCCAAAAGCCGACAAAGAAAGCAGATTGCATATTCTATCGTCCTAAACAAAAAGAACGCAGCATCTTCACATTTGATAAACCACTTGATAGCCATACGCTAGCACTTCCGCTCCAGAG AACGCGTAATATTCATTCGTTGACTTCCAAGATCGCTGATCATTCAAAAACGGACCAAATCAACCTCACCTTTGAACCACAATTCAGTCCTGCTCGATCTCCTTGTTTGCCATTAGATTTCGAGGATGAAGATGTCTGTGGAGAGGATACACCCACACCCCCACACTATAAAACGCCACCTCGTGGAATGGTTCTTAATTCAGAACAGGCCAAACTTGTTACAGTATTGAAACAATTTGACTTGGCTCATCATATCTCAACATTCTTAGCAGAAGAG GTCGATATGAGCTTATTTCTAACTTTGAATGACCAGGACCTAATAGAGATTGGAATAGTAAGTGAGCGGGATAGAAAAGCACTGTTAACAGTGGTTGATGCTTATACGAAACacgaaaaatag
- the LOC124405669 gene encoding uncharacterized protein LOC124405669 isoform X2, whose translation MQAIRANKLQTVEVLIEYGADLTQRNYLGTSILTLAAGISHEMFEVIYKAHPSMLANSVHDDVTPLCVAATRNDKKLFFKLLSLGMKIEDESIYTHLVMQQSTIPEIRALAKSQCDVNNYWNNTSDNIPIRRESGSTDDDYYCDKISTDNKSSGLAPRSSTSISSEERNLKLKSELVNDEVMTKEVKPPNLNLLYVKELYFQNKAVISPNLLYNLDSWFSKSPNLISASSPVQKPTKKADCIFYRPKQKERSIFTFDKPLDSHTLALPLQRTRNIHSLTSKIADHSKTDQINLTFEPQFSPARSPCLPLDFEDEDVCGEDTPTPPHYKTPPRGMVLNSEQAKLVTVLKQFDLAHHISTFLAEEVDMSLFLTLNDQDLIEIGIVSERDRKALLTVVDAYTKHEK comes from the exons ATGCAGGCTATTCGGGCCAACAAACTTCAAACAGTTGAAGTGCTTATAGAATATGGCGCTGATTTAACTCAGAGGAACTATTTGG GCACCTCAATACTCACGCTGGCTGCTGGAATAAGCCACGAGATGTTTGAAGTAATCTATAAAGCTCACCCTTCGATGCTAGCAAATTCAGTACATGATGATGTTACACCACTATGCGTTGCTGCTACAAGAAACGACAAGAAGCTATTTTTCAAGCTCTTGAGTTTGGgaatgaaaatagaagatGAAA GTATATACACTCATCTAGTGATGCAGCAGTCTACAATTCCAGAAATCCGAGCCCTAGCTAAATCACAATGTGATGTAAATAACTATTGGAACAATACATCAGATAATATCCCGATTAGAAGAGAATCAGGAAGCACAGATGATGACTACTATTGTGACAAAATCTCTACTGATAATAAAAGTTCAGGGCTTGCTCCAAGATCGAGTACAAGTATTTCATCAGAGGAAAGAAAtctaaaattgaaatcagaaCTTGTGAATGATGAAGTAATGACAAAAGAAGTGAAACCGCCAAATCTTAATTTGCTTTATGTGAAAGagctttattttcaaaataaagcCGTGATATCTCCAAACTTACTTTACAATTTAGACTCATGGTTTTCTAAGTCACCAAACCTCATATCGGCTTCAAGTCCAGTCCAAAAGCCGACAAAGAAAGCAGATTGCATATTCTATCGTCCTAAACAAAAAGAACGCAGCATCTTCACATTTGATAAACCACTTGATAGCCATACGCTAGCACTTCCGCTCCAGAG AACGCGTAATATTCATTCGTTGACTTCCAAGATCGCTGATCATTCAAAAACGGACCAAATCAACCTCACCTTTGAACCACAATTCAGTCCTGCTCGATCTCCTTGTTTGCCATTAGATTTCGAGGATGAAGATGTCTGTGGAGAGGATACACCCACACCCCCACACTATAAAACGCCACCTCGTGGAATGGTTCTTAATTCAGAACAGGCCAAACTTGTTACAGTATTGAAACAATTTGACTTGGCTCATCATATCTCAACATTCTTAGCAGAAGAG GTCGATATGAGCTTATTTCTAACTTTGAATGACCAGGACCTAATAGAGATTGGAATAGTAAGTGAGCGGGATAGAAAAGCACTGTTAACAGTGGTTGATGCTTATACGAAACacgaaaaatag